The Aerococcaceae bacterium DSM 111021 DNA segment AAGCAGGACTAGATTCTGACTTATGGCAAGATTACTTAGCTGAAAACCCACTTGTAGAAGCGGCTTCAACAGAGTTAGACTACGGTCAATCTCAAGTTCCTTATGTAGGATCTTCAGAAGTATTTAGCGAAATCGAATTAGCTATCGAAAACATCATGATTAATGATGCGGATATCCAAGCAGAGATGCAAGGGATTGAAGACTTAGTAAAAGGTCATATCGGCGTAGAGTAATCTACTAACCGCAACAATAGAATAGATAACAAATGCACCTACTTTTTTAAAGTGGGTGTTTTTTTATTCAACGTATATGCATCAGATGAATTTTAAGATAAGTGGTTTCACCATATGTGCATTTTTTCAATATTGAAAAAAGATATGGCTATATTTATGTTTATTTCTGCTATAATAAGTCAATAAATCGTATGATGACTTAACAAGGAGAAAATTATGAAAAAAGAAAAAATATTTTACGGTTGGTGGATAGTGATTGCGATATTAACAAACGTCGCGTTATTAGGACCAGCTGCAGTTGCACTTGCGAACCTTTTCCAAACAGCAGTAACAACAGAGTTCGGAATTACTAATAGTGCCTTTGCGATTAATAATATGATTGTTTTAGGAATCGGGATATTCATATCGCCGATCGTGTCAAAATACTTAGCAGGACCTCACTTCAAAAAAACGTATTTAATGGGTATAGCTTCATATATTATTGGATTAGTAGGATATAGTATTTCACAGAATATTTACATGTTTTATTTCTTCTCATTGTTTATAGGTATTGGCTTTATTACGTCTACAATGATTCCTGCGAGTCTTTTAATTAACAATTGGTTTGTTGAAAAAAGAGGATTAGCATTAAGTATTGCACTTTCAGGTCTAGGTGTAGGTGGGTTTGTTTTAAGTCCAGTTATTACAATTTTAATTACGAATATTCAATGGCGAATGACTTACTTAATCTATGCCATTACGATTGCTGTAGTGGTTATACCTATTACAATTTTTCTATTAAAGTTCAAACCAGAAGACATAGGCTTACAAGCTTTAGGAGCAGAAGAGGCTAATTCAAAAACTAACTCTGGTGAAAATGTAAATGATGGCAAAGTATCATTATCTGTTAAAGATTCAAAGACAAAACTCTTCTTTATCGCCTTAATTGGTGGATCATTAATTATCGGACTCGTTAATAATGGTGGATTAGGACAGTTCCCACCCTCAATTACAATCCAACATGGTCCGGTATTTTCATCAATTATTGTATCATTGTATTCAATTGTTGGTATTGCAGGTAAACTAATTTTAGGGCAAGTGACAGATAAATATGGTGTTCGAGTGAGTGTCATTTACACAACAATTGGTATTGCGATAGCATATTCATTGATGATGTTCTCAGATGTACAATTAAACGTATATCTAATGGCAATCTTCTTTGGAATTTCAAACGCGAATGCAACAGTTCTGGCACCATTACTTACGAACTCTATATTCCCGGCAAAAGAGTACTCAGGTGCATTTGGGTTTGTTCAATCGGGTCAACAATTAGGTATGGCCATTGGGTCACTAGCAGTAGCAGGAATTGCTGATGCTAGTGGAGGTTATACAGCTTCATGGCTTGTTATGGCAATCCTTGGGTTAGCAGGAGGCTTATCGTGGTTAGTAGCCATCTCTAATTCTAAAAAGTATGTTAAATAATTAATAAAAACTTCGAAACTCGATTAAGTGAGTTTCGAAGTTTTTTTGTATATATTTGTATGTACAAAAAAACCTCCGAAGCTCTTGATAGAGCTTTAGAGGCATAAAATTAAAATGAAGCCATGACAATAAAGTTCAGGATGAATAATCCCATTGAAATCCATAGAATCGGGTGAACATCTTTCGCTTCGCCTTTAACAATCTTAACGAGCCCATAAGTAATGAATCCTGCTGCAATCCCGTTAGAGATTGAGTAAGCAAGTCCCATAAACACTGAAGTAAAGAAGGCTGGAACGGCTACTGAGAAATCAGACCATTCGATATCAGCAAAGCTTGAAACCATTAAGATACCAACAATTATTAATGCTGGAGCTGTTGCAGCAGCTGGAACAATACTAATAACAGGCGCTAGGAATGCAGCAAGGATGAAACAAATAGCAGTCGCAACTGAAGTTAATCCAGTACGTCCACCCGCTCCAATACCAGCAGCTGACTCAACGAACGTCGTTGTGTTTGATGTACCAAAGATAGCACCAAAGACTGTACCTACTGAATCGGCGAATAATGCACGGTCCATCTTAGATGTAATACCTGTTGAATCTTCTAATTCTTTAATATCTTTATCTGTGAAGATTCCAGTACGACGGCCAGTACCAATGAATGTACCAATTGTGTCGAACACATCCGCTAAACTAAATGCAAAAATCGTCATAATAACAACAGGCAGTTTAGTAATATCTGAGAATAGGGATGGTAGCCCGGCTGATGTAAAGATAACTAAAAAGGTTTCTTTAAATTCAACGAAAGCAGCGCCTAATGTATTTTGAGAAAAATCAATTGTTGATAAATCAACTAAACCAAAGACCATTGATAATAAAGTCGTTGCAATAATACCAATTAGAATCGCGCCTTGTACATTCAAGATCATTAAAGCGATTGTAATGAATAGACCAAAGACAACAATTAGGACAGTTGGTTGAGTTAAATCAACTAACTCAGGTAAAATACCTCCACTTGTTACAACGGATTCAACGACACCGTTGATTTCTGATCCGCCAGGTTGTCCGTTTACCGAAACGATGTTTGTCACATCAGAAGTAAATTGTAATAGACCTGCGTTTTTTATACCTAAGTAACCAATAAATACACCGATACCAGCAGAAATAGCATGCTGTAAAAACTCTGGAATCGCTAGAATTAACATTTTTCGTACTTTTGTAACGGTAATTAAAACGTTAATCAATCCACAGATAAATACCATTGATAAAGCTTCTTGCCAAGTAAAACCTAAGGCAAAGACAACTGTATAGGTAAAGAAAGCATTTAAGCCCATACCTGGCGCAAGTGCGTAAGGGACATTTGCGAATAGTCCAATAAATAATGTCGAGATAGCTGATGCAAATAATGTCGCTAGAAACACTGCCTGAGATGGCATTCCAGATAATGCTAAAATACTAGGGTTAACAAACACAATGTAAGACATTGCTAAGAAAGTTGTAATACCTGCCACAATTTCTGTTGAAAAAGTTGTGTTATGTTCTTCCAACTTAAAAAAACGATTTAAAGCGTTCATTTTCTTCCTCCTAAAATATGTATATTACGCAAGTTAGTATATCAACTGCGTCAAGATATTCATAGACTGAAACAAACGTTTAGTGGTTATTAATACTTCAATGTTCGTGTTTTTTAATTTGTATGGATATGCGACTGAGAATTGAGTACAATAGTAGTCTGCCTATTATTCAACGAATAATAACTCAATGTATAGGTGAGTCATTATATACTGATTCACAACTATGATATAATATTTTATATAAAGGAAGAAGGTGACTTGGCATGACAAAAGATAATGCCTTTGTAATTGGAGATATACATGGCATGTACCATTCGTTAGAGGTCATGTTATCTCATTGGCGCCGAGAAGATGAGCAATTAATATTGATTGGTGATTATATTGATCGAGGTCCTAATTCAGATTCTGTGCTTAAGACGGTAAGAGAGTTACAAAGTGAGCACGGTGCAATTCTTATAAGAGGGAATCATGAGCAGTTATTCCTAAATTACTTACTTAACCCAAAAAAAGATTGGAAACTATACAAACAAAACGGCGGAGCGACAACTATTTCTCAGCTATTGAAACTCAACGTAGAGGAAGTTGAAGAAGGAGATCCTGAGGAAGTGGCTCAAAGCCTGCTTTCTCAAGAGCCATGGCTTGTCAGTTGGCTAGAAAGTTTAGTGTATTACACAACTTTTGGGAATCATATTATTGTTCACGCAGGTGTTGATTTTAGCAAATCAGATTGGCGTTTTACATCTTTACATGATTTCTTATGGATCCGTGAGGGCTTCCATTTTGAAAAAAATACGACAGGCCGTAATATCATCTTTGGACATACGCCTGTGCAAACATTACACGATACAGTCGAACCCTGGAAGCGCGATGGTAAATGGGGGATAGACGGTGGGAATGTCTATGGTGGAAGTTTGATTGGATTACGAATAGATAAAGAAAATGTCAATGACGTCATAGTACTTAGATAGGAGATATTGAATGGCAACAGTTATCGAAGCAACAGATTTAATTAAACAAATTAGTCAAGAAACAAAAATTAAACCAAATCAAGTTCAATCTGTATTGAATTTACTTAACGAGGGGAATACGATTCCGTTTATTGCTCGTTACCGTAAAGAGGTTACAGGATCATTGGATGAGGTGCAAATTCATGATATCGAGCAGAAATATACTTACGCTAAACAACTTGGTGAGCGTAAAGAAGAAGTCGTTCGATTAATCGCTGAACAAGAGAAGTTAACTGATGAGATCCAACGCAATGTTATGAAATCAACGACTCTACAACAAGTAGAAGATTTATACCGTCCTTTTAAACAACAGCGTCGTACTAAAGCGATGACTGCCAAAGAGAATGGGCTAGAGCCATTGGCGAAGTGGTTATTATCAACTCAAGCAACTGACTTAACACCAGAAGCAGAAGCTGAAAATTATATTAATGAAGAAGTCAAAACGGCTAAAGACGCCCTTTTAGGTGCGCATGAAATTCTAGCTCAAGACGTGTCCGATAACGCACAATACCGTGAATTTATCCGTAAATATACACGCTATAATGCGAAAATCGTAACATCTTTAAAAGACGAAACAATTGACGAAAACAAAGTATATCAACAATATTATGAATATAATGAGCCTTTAACATCATTGATGTCTCATCGTACTTTAGCGATTAACCGTGCGGAAAAAGAAGGCGTAATAAGCGTTAAGATTCAAACAGATGCAGAACCAGTCATTAATTATATGTCGAAACGCTTCATTCCAGAAGGACTGAATGACAGTAAGAAAGAGCTTGTTCAATTAGCAGTTGAAGATGCGTATAAACGTTTCATCGGACCTTCGATTGAACGTGAGATGCGTAATGAAGCAAGTGAAGTTGCTGGACAACAAGCGATTAAAGTCTTTGGTGAAAACTTACGTAATCTATTGTTACAACCACCTTTAAAAGGTCGTGTAGTAATGGGATTTGACCCAGCATACCGTACGGGTTGCAAGTTAGCGATTATCAATGAAACGGGTCGTGTACTTGACAAAGGTGTCATCTATCCTCACAAACCCGCTTCAGCTCAAAAGCGTCAAGCAGCAGCAGGGGAACTATTAGACTTTATTCGCAAATACGATATCGATATTATCGCGATTGGTAATGGTACCGCAAGTCGTGAATCAGAGCAATTTGTCTCTGACATCATCAGCGAAAATAACTTGAAGACGCAATTTATCGTTATTAATGAAGCAGGGGCATCTGTATATAGTGCAAGCGCAATTGCACGTCAAGAGTTCCCGGACTTCGCAGTGGAAGAACGGAGTGCTGTATCCATTGCACGTCGACTTCAAGATCCAATCGCTGAATTAATTAAGATAGATCCAAAATCAATGGGTGTGGGGCAATATCAACATGACGTGAGTCAGAAAGAGTTAACTCAACAATTAGACTTTGTTGTTAATATTACCGTCAACCAAGTTGGTGTGGACATTAACACAGCAAGTATCCAATTACTTGAACATGTATCTGGTCTAACAGCAGCAACTGCCAAGAACGTGATTGCTTTACGTGATGAGCTAGGTCATTTCTCTAGTCGTGAACAGATTAAAGATGTGAAACGATTAGGGCCTAAGACTTATGAACAAGCCGTTGGTTTCATTCGTATATTAGGTGGCGAAAATCCATTAGACCAAACTAGTATTCACCCGGAAAGTTATAAGATTGCTTTAGATATATTAGACCAAGCTGGCGTGAATGTGAATGATGTTGGAAGTGATGAAGCAATTGAAACACTGAAGACATTGAAAGCAAGCGACTTGGCGAGTCAGTACGACTTAGGAGTTGAGTCTATCTCAGACATCCTTGACGGTTTAATGCACCCAACAGCAGATGTTCGTGATGGTCAAGACGCGCCCGTACTACGCGCTGATGTATTATCGATGGAAGACTTGAGCGAAGGAATGCAACTACAAGGTGTCGTGCGTAACGTTGTCGACTTTGGAGCTTTCGTTGATATTGGTGTTAAACAAGACGGATTGATTCATATCTCAAAACTATCGAAAAAATTCATCAAACATCCTTCAGATGCTGTATCAGTAGGAGATATAGTAGAGGTTGAAGTAATTTCAATCGAACGAGACAAAGGTCGAATTGGATTGAAACGACTGTTTGATAAGTAATACGAAGAAACAGCACTAGAGATCCTAGTGCTGTTTTTATTTGTGGTAATTTTAATAATGGTGGTAGGGATAATTGTAGAATTAAATTGGTCTTGCCTCTCATATGAAAACTCATATGCTTGTTAAGGGCCTCTTGCCTCTCATATGAAAACCCATACGCTTGTTATCGGCATCTCGCGACTTATCGATACCTCATTTGGCGTGAATTTAACTAGCATACCCCAAATCTGCGCGTGCATGATTAGGCAATTAAATCAAAAAAAGACTCAATCTTGTTAGGATTGAGCCTGTATTAATTATGATGCGATCGATGGGATTTGAACCCACACATCCATAAGGACACTAGCCCCTCAAGCTAGCGCGTCTGCCATTCCGCCACGATCGCAAATTCGAATGAATCGAACAAAGATTATAATAGCATATGTTGAGAGAGTTTTCAATCATATGAAAGTGTGGTAATCTCAAAGTTATTCAACCATTCTTAAGGAGTGGTTGTTTTTTTGTTAGAGGCAATTAATTGTTATACAGTTCCTATCTGTTATAATTTATTCATAAACAACACATTCAGAAAGGATGAATCAAATGCAAAACTCACTATTATATCCAATTAATAATGTAACGCGTCGAAAGGAAAGTTTAGACGGTTTATGGCAATTTAAATTTGATCCGGAAGATGAAGGGGAGATTCAGGGGTGGAAAGACGGCTTAAAAGAAAGCATCGATATGCCTGTCCCATCAAGTTTCAATGATTTTTTTACAGATAAAAAGTCACGCGATTACACAGGAACTTTTTGGTATGAGACAGAATTCTATGCTAAAGCTGAAGAAGACTCTGACATGATCCTTCGATTTGGTAGTGCGACTCATCATGCAGAAGTCTACGTTAACGGAGTGAATGTTGGGGAACATCGTGGTGGCTTCCTTCCATTTGAATTAAATATTAATGGA contains these protein-coding regions:
- a CDS encoding MFS transporter; its protein translation is MKKEKIFYGWWIVIAILTNVALLGPAAVALANLFQTAVTTEFGITNSAFAINNMIVLGIGIFISPIVSKYLAGPHFKKTYLMGIASYIIGLVGYSISQNIYMFYFFSLFIGIGFITSTMIPASLLINNWFVEKRGLALSIALSGLGVGGFVLSPVITILITNIQWRMTYLIYAITIAVVVIPITIFLLKFKPEDIGLQALGAEEANSKTNSGENVNDGKVSLSVKDSKTKLFFIALIGGSLIIGLVNNGGLGQFPPSITIQHGPVFSSIIVSLYSIVGIAGKLILGQVTDKYGVRVSVIYTTIGIAIAYSLMMFSDVQLNVYLMAIFFGISNANATVLAPLLTNSIFPAKEYSGAFGFVQSGQQLGMAIGSLAVAGIADASGGYTASWLVMAILGLAGGLSWLVAISNSKKYVK
- a CDS encoding NCS2 family permease; translated protein: MNALNRFFKLEEHNTTFSTEIVAGITTFLAMSYIVFVNPSILALSGMPSQAVFLATLFASAISTLFIGLFANVPYALAPGMGLNAFFTYTVVFALGFTWQEALSMVFICGLINVLITVTKVRKMLILAIPEFLQHAISAGIGVFIGYLGIKNAGLLQFTSDVTNIVSVNGQPGGSEINGVVESVVTSGGILPELVDLTQPTVLIVVFGLFITIALMILNVQGAILIGIIATTLLSMVFGLVDLSTIDFSQNTLGAAFVEFKETFLVIFTSAGLPSLFSDITKLPVVIMTIFAFSLADVFDTIGTFIGTGRRTGIFTDKDIKELEDSTGITSKMDRALFADSVGTVFGAIFGTSNTTTFVESAAGIGAGGRTGLTSVATAICFILAAFLAPVISIVPAAATAPALIIVGILMVSSFADIEWSDFSVAVPAFFTSVFMGLAYSISNGIAAGFITYGLVKIVKGEAKDVHPILWISMGLFILNFIVMASF
- a CDS encoding serine/threonine protein phosphatase, yielding MTKDNAFVIGDIHGMYHSLEVMLSHWRREDEQLILIGDYIDRGPNSDSVLKTVRELQSEHGAILIRGNHEQLFLNYLLNPKKDWKLYKQNGGATTISQLLKLNVEEVEEGDPEEVAQSLLSQEPWLVSWLESLVYYTTFGNHIIVHAGVDFSKSDWRFTSLHDFLWIREGFHFEKNTTGRNIIFGHTPVQTLHDTVEPWKRDGKWGIDGGNVYGGSLIGLRIDKENVNDVIVLR
- a CDS encoding RNA-binding transcriptional accessory protein, translating into MATVIEATDLIKQISQETKIKPNQVQSVLNLLNEGNTIPFIARYRKEVTGSLDEVQIHDIEQKYTYAKQLGERKEEVVRLIAEQEKLTDEIQRNVMKSTTLQQVEDLYRPFKQQRRTKAMTAKENGLEPLAKWLLSTQATDLTPEAEAENYINEEVKTAKDALLGAHEILAQDVSDNAQYREFIRKYTRYNAKIVTSLKDETIDENKVYQQYYEYNEPLTSLMSHRTLAINRAEKEGVISVKIQTDAEPVINYMSKRFIPEGLNDSKKELVQLAVEDAYKRFIGPSIEREMRNEASEVAGQQAIKVFGENLRNLLLQPPLKGRVVMGFDPAYRTGCKLAIINETGRVLDKGVIYPHKPASAQKRQAAAGELLDFIRKYDIDIIAIGNGTASRESEQFVSDIISENNLKTQFIVINEAGASVYSASAIARQEFPDFAVEERSAVSIARRLQDPIAELIKIDPKSMGVGQYQHDVSQKELTQQLDFVVNITVNQVGVDINTASIQLLEHVSGLTAATAKNVIALRDELGHFSSREQIKDVKRLGPKTYEQAVGFIRILGGENPLDQTSIHPESYKIALDILDQAGVNVNDVGSDEAIETLKTLKASDLASQYDLGVESISDILDGLMHPTADVRDGQDAPVLRADVLSMEDLSEGMQLQGVVRNVVDFGAFVDIGVKQDGLIHISKLSKKFIKHPSDAVSVGDIVEVEVISIERDKGRIGLKRLFDK